From Nocardioides daedukensis, the proteins below share one genomic window:
- a CDS encoding glycoside hydrolase family 15 protein encodes MAQQPIEDYALLGDRNTAALVGRNGSIDWLCLPRFDSPACFAALLGTEEHGHWQFCPVEEFETTRRYVGNSAALETTFTTSTGSVTILDVMPIGDGRADVVRHITGVTGTVLMRHEWVVRAAYGKVRPWVHRRHVDELEVIVAVAGPDQLALRGPRLPHAVDHAHRDEFEVSAGDELTFSLTWVPSWVELPASIADRPLIEETIRESETWTSRCRQDVPHRDVVVRSLVTLRHLTHSATGGIVAAPTTSLPEDFGGERNWDYRFCWLRDASLTLEALVAGGFTEEAGLWRDWLLRAVAGDPEDLQIMYTVDGSRELPERTLDHLPGYADSRPVRIGNGAVDQKQSDVLGEVMIALDVARRAGLETSQDAWHLQRALVDDLATHWQEPDNGLWEIRGPLRHFTHSRVMVWAAFDRGIRAAQDHGFECSLDRWIEIRDAVRAEVLERGFNAERNTFTQHYDTTEVDASLLVLPLVGFIEGDDPRMLGTIAAVENDLLRDGFLLRYRTESGVDGLAGDEHPFLACSFWLVSALVAAGRLDDAHRLFDRLVALVNDVGLLAEEYDPINRRMAGNFPQAFSHLTLVQAAFRLAAAD; translated from the coding sequence ATGGCCCAACAACCCATCGAGGACTATGCCCTGCTCGGCGATCGGAACACCGCGGCCCTGGTCGGTCGCAACGGCTCCATCGACTGGCTCTGTCTGCCCCGCTTCGACTCCCCGGCCTGCTTCGCCGCCCTGCTCGGCACCGAGGAGCACGGGCACTGGCAGTTCTGCCCGGTCGAGGAGTTCGAGACCACCAGGCGGTACGTCGGCAACTCGGCCGCGCTGGAGACCACCTTCACCACATCCACCGGGTCGGTCACGATCCTGGACGTCATGCCGATCGGTGACGGGCGCGCCGACGTGGTCAGACACATCACCGGAGTGACCGGCACGGTGCTGATGCGCCACGAGTGGGTGGTCCGGGCCGCCTACGGCAAGGTTCGGCCATGGGTTCACCGGCGCCACGTGGACGAGCTCGAGGTCATCGTTGCCGTCGCCGGGCCGGACCAGCTGGCACTGCGCGGCCCGCGACTCCCCCACGCCGTGGACCACGCCCACCGTGACGAGTTCGAGGTCTCTGCCGGCGACGAGCTCACCTTCTCTCTGACCTGGGTGCCCTCCTGGGTCGAACTTCCCGCCTCGATCGCGGACCGACCCCTGATCGAGGAGACGATCCGGGAGTCGGAGACCTGGACCAGTCGTTGTCGCCAGGACGTGCCACATCGCGACGTGGTGGTGCGGTCCCTGGTCACCCTGCGGCACCTGACCCATTCGGCGACCGGCGGAATCGTCGCAGCGCCCACCACGTCCCTGCCGGAGGACTTCGGCGGCGAGCGCAACTGGGACTACCGGTTCTGCTGGCTCCGCGACGCCTCCCTCACCCTCGAGGCGCTGGTGGCGGGCGGGTTCACCGAGGAGGCCGGGCTCTGGCGTGACTGGCTGCTGCGCGCGGTCGCCGGTGACCCGGAGGACCTGCAGATCATGTACACCGTCGACGGATCCCGCGAGCTGCCCGAGCGCACCCTGGACCACTTGCCGGGCTACGCCGACTCGCGACCGGTGCGGATCGGGAACGGAGCCGTGGACCAGAAGCAGAGCGACGTCCTCGGTGAGGTGATGATCGCCTTGGACGTGGCCCGACGGGCCGGGCTCGAGACCAGCCAGGACGCCTGGCACCTGCAGCGCGCCCTGGTCGACGACCTCGCCACCCACTGGCAGGAGCCCGACAACGGCCTGTGGGAGATCCGGGGGCCCTTGCGCCACTTCACGCATTCCCGGGTGATGGTGTGGGCTGCGTTCGACCGAGGGATCAGGGCCGCGCAGGACCACGGTTTCGAGTGTTCCCTCGATCGGTGGATCGAGATCCGGGACGCGGTGCGTGCCGAGGTGCTCGAGCGCGGCTTCAACGCCGAGCGGAACACCTTCACCCAGCACTACGACACCACCGAGGTCGACGCCTCGCTGCTGGTCCTGCCCCTGGTCGGCTTCATCGAAGGAGATGACCCGCGGATGCTGGGCACCATCGCTGCCGTGGAGAACGACCTGCTGCGCGACGGATTCCTGCTGCGCTATCGCACCGAGTCGGGTGTCGACGGGCTGGCCGGCGACGAGCATCCCTTCCTCGCCTGCTCGTTCTGGTTGGTCTCCGCGCTCGTCGCTGCTGGTCGACTCGACGACGCACACCGGCTGTTCGACCGACTCGTCGCGCTCGTCAACGACGTGGGGTTGCTGGCCGAGGAATATGACCCGATCAACCGAAGGATGGCCGGGAACTTCCCGCAGGCGTTCAGCCACCTGACCCTGGTGCAGGCCGCCTTCCGCCTCGCTGCTGCTGACTGA
- a CDS encoding Lhr family ATP-dependent helicase: protein MAALEQFSEPTRAWFSAAFAEPTPAQDGAWTSIGAGHHSLVVAPTGSGKTLSAFLWSIDRLLTSEPIDKKHRCRVLYVSPLKALAVDVERNLRAPLTGIRHTADRLGTTTREVTIGLRSGDTSAADRRRLVTTPPDIMITTPESLFLMLTSQAREALRGVETVILDEVHAVAGSKRGAHLALSLERLDELLDKPAQRIGLSATVRPLDEVARYLGGSRPVEIVAPASEKTWDLKVVVPVEDMAQIGQVIEDDLEGPASSAPSRSSIWPHVEERVVDLIEQHRSTIVFANSRRLAERLTARLNEIATERAEARDHARDLVRDQARDHAASGEELAPPDPDESEHAADDTETSTAHSSFTTGRPSAVEAQSGTSTGAATIIAKAHHGSVSKEQRAAIEDDLKRGRIPAVVATSSLELGIDMGAVDLVIQIESPPSVASALQRVGRAGHQVGETSRGVLFPKHRGDLAQTAVAVERMRSGAIESLRVPTNPLDVLAQQVVAATALDEWDVDEFFALARRTASFAALPRSAFDATLDLLSGRYPSDEFAELRPRIVWDRVTGRITGRPGAQRLAVTSGGTIPDRGMFGVFLVGEKVNRVGELDEEMVYESRVGDIFALGATSWRIEDITHDRVLVTPAPGIPGRLPFWKGDTLGRPAELGEAIGRFTRDLGALTPAKAVSLAREQGLDDWAAGNLVGYLTEQREATSVLPSDTTVLVERFRDELGDWRLVVHSPYGTPVHAPWALAINARLRERYGVEASAVASDDGIVLRIPDTDAEPPSGDIVVFATDEIEDLVTTEVGGSALFASRFRECAARALLLPRRDPGRRSPLWQQRQRSAQLLEVAVKYPSFPIVLEAVREVLQDVYDLPSLVTLLGRIDRREIRVIDVATQRPSPYAQSLLFGYVAQFVYEGDSPIAERRAAALTLDQGLLAELLGRAELRELLDPDVLTEVEAELQRLAPDRRARDAEGVADLLRLLGPLTVGQVAERSVDGADVTSWLESLSDVRRVVEVRMAGELRWTAIEDVARLRDGLGVPVPPGTPDVFTEPVEDPLGDLVARYARTHGPFTTADAAAHLGVGVAVARQTLLRLAGSGRVLEGEFRPHGSGDEWCEAEVLRKLRRRSLARLRKEAEPVEPEVLGRFLPQWQHLSTAQTRGNLRGIDGVLSAIEQLAGCPVPASALEPLVLSTRVSDYEPSMLDELTATGEVVWSGHGVLPGSDGWVSLHLADQAPLTLPEPTDLELGDDHQAVLDALAPGGAWFFRQLGQVVGSTNDAALASALWDLVWAGRVTNDTLAPLRALTSTGTPAHRSRRAAPRVSTSRGRPVRGRAAMPSRSGPPATAGRWALLPELDLDPTRRVHAKAESLLERHGIVTRGAVAAERVPGGFAGVYKVLSAFEETGRCRRGYFVAGLGAAQFGSAGAVDRLRTYVDLPDGNKPFAVALAATDPANPFGAALAWPERTTEEAGHRPGRKAGAMVVLVDGALALYVERGGRTLLTFTDSLDRLGPACTALAEAVRRGALGRLTVEKADGTALLGDASTPLRQALQDAGFVATPRGLRIRA, encoded by the coding sequence CTCCGCCGGACATCATGATCACGACTCCCGAGTCCCTCTTCCTGATGCTCACCTCTCAGGCCCGCGAGGCTCTGCGCGGGGTCGAGACGGTGATCCTCGACGAGGTGCACGCCGTGGCCGGGAGCAAGCGCGGCGCCCACCTGGCCCTGTCCCTGGAACGCCTGGACGAGCTTCTCGACAAGCCCGCCCAGCGGATCGGCCTCTCTGCGACCGTGCGTCCCCTGGACGAGGTGGCGCGCTACCTGGGTGGCTCCCGCCCGGTCGAGATCGTGGCGCCCGCCTCGGAGAAGACCTGGGACCTCAAGGTGGTGGTCCCGGTCGAGGACATGGCCCAGATCGGCCAGGTGATCGAGGACGACCTCGAGGGCCCGGCCTCCAGCGCCCCCAGCCGCTCCTCGATCTGGCCCCATGTCGAGGAGCGCGTGGTCGACCTCATCGAGCAGCATCGCTCCACCATCGTCTTCGCCAACTCCCGCCGCCTCGCCGAGCGGCTGACTGCCCGACTCAACGAGATCGCCACGGAGCGCGCCGAGGCCCGCGACCACGCCCGCGACCTTGTCCGCGACCAGGCCCGTGACCACGCCGCCTCCGGCGAGGAGCTCGCCCCACCCGACCCAGACGAGTCCGAGCACGCGGCCGACGACACCGAGACCTCGACCGCACACAGCTCCTTCACGACGGGCAGGCCGTCCGCGGTGGAGGCGCAGTCGGGCACCAGCACAGGCGCCGCGACGATCATCGCCAAGGCACACCACGGTTCGGTCTCCAAGGAGCAGCGCGCCGCGATCGAGGACGACCTCAAGCGGGGCCGGATCCCCGCAGTCGTGGCGACCAGCTCGCTGGAGCTCGGCATCGACATGGGCGCGGTCGACCTGGTCATCCAGATCGAGTCCCCACCCAGTGTGGCCAGCGCACTGCAGCGCGTGGGTCGGGCCGGGCACCAGGTCGGCGAGACCTCGCGTGGAGTCCTGTTCCCCAAGCACCGGGGCGACCTGGCCCAGACCGCGGTCGCCGTCGAGCGGATGCGGTCCGGGGCGATCGAGTCGCTGCGGGTGCCGACCAACCCCCTCGACGTCCTGGCCCAGCAGGTCGTCGCCGCCACCGCCCTGGACGAGTGGGACGTTGATGAGTTCTTCGCGCTGGCTCGGCGTACCGCCTCCTTCGCGGCGCTGCCCCGCTCCGCCTTCGACGCGACCCTCGACCTGCTCAGCGGCAGATATCCGAGCGACGAGTTCGCCGAGCTCCGCCCGCGGATCGTGTGGGACCGGGTCACCGGTCGGATCACCGGGCGCCCGGGGGCGCAGCGCCTCGCGGTCACCAGCGGCGGGACGATCCCCGACCGTGGCATGTTCGGGGTCTTCCTGGTCGGCGAGAAGGTGAACCGCGTCGGCGAGCTCGACGAGGAGATGGTCTACGAGTCACGGGTCGGTGACATCTTCGCCCTCGGCGCGACCAGCTGGCGGATCGAGGACATCACCCACGACCGCGTCCTGGTCACACCCGCGCCCGGCATCCCGGGCCGGTTGCCGTTCTGGAAGGGCGACACCCTGGGCCGCCCGGCCGAGCTCGGCGAGGCGATCGGACGGTTCACCCGCGATCTGGGTGCACTCACTCCGGCCAAGGCCGTCTCCCTGGCCCGGGAACAGGGACTGGACGATTGGGCGGCCGGAAACCTGGTCGGCTACCTCACCGAGCAGCGCGAGGCCACCTCCGTGCTGCCCAGCGACACCACGGTGCTGGTGGAGCGGTTCCGTGACGAGCTCGGTGACTGGCGCCTGGTGGTGCACTCCCCCTACGGCACGCCGGTCCATGCCCCCTGGGCGCTGGCCATCAATGCACGCCTGCGCGAGCGCTACGGCGTCGAGGCGTCCGCGGTGGCCTCCGACGACGGCATCGTGCTGCGCATCCCCGACACCGACGCCGAGCCCCCGAGCGGGGACATCGTGGTCTTCGCGACCGACGAGATCGAGGACCTGGTCACCACCGAGGTGGGCGGCTCGGCGCTGTTCGCCAGCCGCTTCCGCGAGTGCGCCGCGCGTGCCCTGCTGCTGCCCCGCCGCGATCCCGGTCGTCGCTCCCCGCTGTGGCAGCAACGACAGCGTTCGGCACAGCTGCTCGAGGTCGCCGTGAAATATCCGTCGTTCCCGATCGTCCTCGAGGCCGTGCGCGAGGTGCTCCAGGACGTCTACGACCTGCCCAGCCTGGTCACCCTGCTGGGCCGGATCGACCGCCGGGAGATCCGGGTGATCGACGTGGCCACCCAGCGCCCCTCTCCCTATGCGCAGAGCCTCCTGTTCGGCTACGTCGCCCAGTTCGTCTATGAGGGCGACTCCCCCATCGCCGAGCGCCGCGCTGCCGCGCTCACCCTCGATCAGGGCCTGCTGGCCGAGCTGCTGGGCCGCGCCGAGCTGCGCGAGCTGCTCGACCCCGACGTCCTCACCGAGGTCGAGGCCGAGCTGCAGCGCCTCGCCCCGGACCGTCGGGCACGCGACGCCGAGGGCGTGGCCGACCTGCTCCGGCTGCTCGGCCCGCTGACGGTCGGCCAAGTCGCCGAGCGCAGTGTCGACGGAGCTGACGTCACCAGCTGGCTCGAGTCGCTCTCCGACGTACGCCGTGTCGTCGAGGTTCGGATGGCCGGCGAGCTCCGGTGGACCGCGATCGAGGATGTCGCCCGCTTGCGCGACGGACTCGGTGTGCCGGTCCCCCCGGGCACCCCTGATGTCTTCACCGAGCCGGTCGAGGATCCGCTCGGCGACCTGGTCGCACGCTATGCCCGCACCCACGGTCCGTTCACCACCGCCGACGCCGCTGCGCACCTCGGCGTAGGTGTCGCGGTGGCCCGCCAGACGCTGCTCCGACTGGCCGGGTCGGGCCGCGTTCTCGAGGGTGAGTTCCGGCCCCACGGTTCCGGCGACGAGTGGTGCGAGGCCGAGGTGCTGCGCAAGCTGCGGCGCCGCTCCCTGGCCAGGCTCCGCAAGGAGGCCGAGCCCGTCGAGCCCGAGGTGCTGGGCAGGTTCCTGCCCCAGTGGCAGCACCTGTCCACGGCGCAGACTCGGGGCAACCTGCGCGGCATCGACGGCGTGCTGTCCGCGATCGAGCAGCTCGCCGGCTGTCCGGTGCCGGCCTCCGCGCTGGAGCCGCTCGTGCTGTCGACGCGGGTGAGTGACTACGAGCCGTCCATGCTCGACGAGCTCACCGCCACCGGCGAGGTCGTCTGGTCCGGACACGGCGTCCTGCCGGGTTCAGATGGCTGGGTGTCGCTGCACCTGGCCGACCAGGCGCCGCTGACCTTGCCGGAGCCCACCGACCTCGAGCTCGGCGACGACCACCAAGCCGTCCTCGATGCTCTCGCGCCCGGGGGTGCCTGGTTCTTCCGGCAGCTCGGCCAGGTGGTCGGCTCCACCAACGACGCAGCGCTGGCCAGTGCCCTGTGGGACCTGGTCTGGGCAGGGCGCGTCACCAACGACACCCTCGCCCCGCTGCGCGCGCTCACCTCGACCGGTACGCCGGCTCATCGTTCACGACGCGCCGCCCCGCGGGTCAGCACCAGCCGGGGCCGACCGGTCCGGGGCCGCGCTGCGATGCCGAGCCGATCCGGTCCGCCGGCGACCGCCGGCCGGTGGGCGCTCCTGCCCGAGCTCGACCTCGACCCGACCCGGCGCGTGCACGCCAAGGCCGAGTCGCTCCTCGAACGGCACGGCATCGTGACCCGTGGCGCGGTCGCGGCCGAGCGCGTCCCCGGCGGCTTCGCGGGCGTCTACAAGGTGCTCTCCGCCTTCGAGGAGACCGGCCGCTGCCGGCGGGGCTACTTCGTGGCGGGGCTCGGCGCCGCGCAGTTCGGCAGTGCCGGTGCGGTCGACCGGCTCAGGACGTATGTCGACCTGCCCGACGGCAACAAGCCGTTCGCCGTGGCTCTGGCCGCCACCGACCCGGCCAATCCGTTCGGTGCCGCGCTCGCCTGGCCCGAGCGCACCACCGAGGAAGCCGGCCACCGACCCGGGCGCAAGGCCGGAGCGATGGTGGTACTCGTCGATGGGGCGCTGGCCCTCTATGTCGAACGGGGCGGACGCACCCTGCTCACGTTCACCGATTCGCTCGACCGGCTCGGACCTGCCTGCACAGCGCTCGCCGAAGCAGTGCGACGTGGTGCACTGGGCAGGCTCACGGTCGAGAAGGCCGACGGCACCGCCCTCCTGGGTGACGCCAGCACCCCGCTGCGCCAGGCCCTGCAGGACGCCGGGTTCGTGGCCACACCGAGAGGACTCCGGATCCGTGCCTGA
- a CDS encoding Fpg/Nei family DNA glycosylase, whose translation MPEGDTVWRTARALDKALSGARVTLSNFRVPALAELDLRGEMIHGTVSRGKHLLTRVGENTTIHTHLKMEGAWHLYRAETRWQRPVEQARVILRTPRWIAVGFSLGILEIVATDAEDSVVGHLGPDLLGEWEPDEAVRRLSTSPPERTVIEALLDQRNLAGIGNLYANELCFLSGVRPDAPMGTVTGLPRLVARAKSLLDANKERRTQTTTGNTRHGMQNWVYRRSDLPCHRCGTVIRTTMIGEPGRERAAYWCPSCQPDLIG comes from the coding sequence GTGCCTGAAGGCGACACCGTCTGGCGCACGGCACGCGCCCTCGACAAGGCGCTCAGCGGCGCCCGCGTCACCCTCAGCAACTTCCGGGTCCCCGCCCTGGCCGAGCTCGACCTGCGCGGCGAGATGATCCACGGCACCGTCTCGCGCGGAAAGCACCTGCTCACCCGCGTCGGCGAGAACACCACGATCCACACCCACCTGAAGATGGAGGGCGCCTGGCACCTCTATCGTGCCGAAACCCGGTGGCAGCGACCCGTCGAGCAGGCCCGCGTGATCCTGCGGACCCCGCGCTGGATAGCCGTCGGTTTCTCGCTCGGCATCCTCGAGATCGTGGCCACCGACGCCGAGGACTCCGTCGTGGGACACCTCGGTCCGGACCTGCTCGGCGAGTGGGAGCCCGATGAGGCCGTACGCCGACTCTCCACCTCGCCACCGGAACGAACCGTCATCGAAGCGCTGCTCGACCAGCGGAACCTGGCCGGGATCGGCAACCTCTATGCCAACGAGCTGTGCTTCCTCAGCGGTGTCCGTCCCGATGCCCCGATGGGCACCGTCACCGGCCTGCCGCGCCTGGTCGCTCGAGCCAAGTCGCTGCTGGATGCCAACAAGGAGCGGCGCACGCAGACGACCACCGGGAACACCCGGCACGGCATGCAGAACTGGGTCTACCGCCGCTCGGACCTGCCCTGTCACCGGTGCGGCACGGTGATCCGGACGACGATGATCGGCGAGCCCGGCCGCGAGCGGGCGGCGTACTGGTGCCCGTCGTGCCAGCCCGACCTGATCGGCTGA
- a CDS encoding helix-turn-helix domain-containing protein, whose amino-acid sequence MVLFRRLLGEVLRTQRMRRGLTLREVSAEARVSLGYISEIERGQKEASSELLASLCNALEVPLSEVLRDVSHAVAVEERALKIAATPIPVRARGRDVVASAA is encoded by the coding sequence ATGGTGCTGTTTCGTCGACTGCTCGGTGAGGTGCTTCGCACTCAGCGGATGCGTCGTGGCCTGACCCTGCGCGAAGTCTCTGCGGAGGCGCGGGTGAGCCTGGGCTACATCTCCGAGATTGAACGTGGTCAGAAGGAGGCTTCCTCCGAGCTCCTTGCCTCCCTGTGCAACGCCCTCGAGGTCCCGCTCTCCGAAGTGCTGCGCGACGTGAGCCACGCGGTGGCCGTCGAGGAACGCGCGCTCAAGATCGCCGCCACCCCGATTCCGGTGCGTGCGCGCGGCCGCGACGTGGTGGCTTCCGCGGCCTGA